The following are from one region of the Palaeococcus ferrophilus DSM 13482 genome:
- a CDS encoding ribonuclease III family protein, giving the protein MKYSRDFTDKNLSKLGDSIANLIFSLALSEYKGVPDGGRVPNSSLAAALHMAGLAHYVPPRTDKHGKGDIAEAIIAYAWLEKAITIEEASRILVGVFTPDVLHPTRKKDAIGIAFSALLKTIKKRLEL; this is encoded by the coding sequence ATGAAATATTCGCGCGACTTCACGGACAAGAACCTCTCAAAGCTCGGCGATTCAATCGCCAACCTTATTTTCTCCCTGGCCCTGAGCGAGTATAAAGGAGTTCCGGACGGCGGAAGGGTTCCCAACTCTTCTCTCGCCGCGGCCCTTCACATGGCGGGTCTGGCCCACTACGTGCCCCCCAGAACCGATAAACACGGAAAGGGGGACATCGCCGAGGCCATAATAGCCTACGCATGGCTCGAAAAGGCCATAACCATAGAGGAGGCATCGCGGATTCTGGTTGGGGTTTTTACCCCCGATGTGCTCCATCCAACGAGGAAAAAGGACGCGATAGGTATAGCCTTCTCTGCCCTCCTGAAAACCATAAAAAAGAGACTGGAGCTTTAG
- a CDS encoding TrkH family potassium uptake protein, with product MLKVRRFITLSRDLFVVRNIIGAILQGVGVAYLVPALLAWFYPGELSLAMYFVVPGIVSILVGAWLARHSKEVVDINLRQAMVASAFVWLLASLISVVPFMGIAKMRFIDSWFETMSAWTGTGLTMMSNLESYPRMLLFWRAWMQWLGGVGIVLVALTVLIHPGVAAARLYRAEARSERILPNLVNTSKIIFEIYLVLTLLGAYLYYINGMNAFDAITHSMTGLGTGGMSSHDLSIGYFNSLSIEAITIFLMIMGAVNFTVHYNIFKNRSLKPFFRDIQVKYMFFFLFFAISLITYSLFTSTHALARSLREAIFHSISAITCTGFGIADLSKYPELAKFLIGGLMVIGGSAGSTAGGIKLIRITLMYESLKWTIEGSILPKGAVIKRKVGEYVFSEDEIREVLGFTMTYIAFLIFGTIYLMLRVGRSLVDSFFEVASAQGNVGLSVGITSPLMPFDTKFLLILHMWIGRLEIFSTLVFLVSVAMLFANVFSKD from the coding sequence ATGCTTAAAGTCAGGCGCTTCATAACTCTCTCGAGAGACCTTTTCGTGGTGCGCAATATAATCGGGGCCATACTCCAGGGTGTTGGGGTGGCCTATTTAGTTCCCGCCCTTCTGGCGTGGTTCTACCCCGGGGAGCTTTCCCTGGCAATGTACTTCGTGGTTCCCGGTATTGTAAGCATCCTCGTTGGGGCGTGGCTGGCCCGCCATTCAAAGGAGGTCGTTGATATAAACCTCCGTCAGGCCATGGTCGCCTCCGCCTTTGTCTGGCTGCTGGCTTCCCTCATAAGCGTCGTTCCGTTCATGGGCATAGCGAAGATGCGCTTCATTGATTCGTGGTTCGAGACGATGTCCGCCTGGACTGGAACCGGTTTAACCATGATGAGCAACCTCGAGAGCTACCCGCGCATGCTGCTCTTCTGGCGTGCGTGGATGCAGTGGCTCGGGGGAGTGGGTATAGTGCTCGTCGCGCTGACCGTCCTTATTCACCCCGGAGTCGCTGCTGCGAGACTTTATAGAGCGGAGGCCAGGAGCGAGAGGATCCTCCCCAACCTCGTTAACACCTCTAAGATAATATTCGAGATATACCTCGTGCTCACGCTCCTCGGCGCCTACCTCTACTACATCAACGGCATGAACGCCTTCGATGCCATCACCCACTCGATGACGGGCCTCGGAACGGGTGGTATGAGCTCCCACGACCTGAGCATAGGTTACTTCAACAGCCTGAGCATAGAGGCCATCACTATATTCCTCATGATAATGGGCGCCGTCAACTTCACAGTCCACTACAACATCTTCAAGAACCGCTCCCTAAAGCCCTTCTTCCGTGACATCCAGGTCAAGTACATGTTCTTCTTCCTGTTCTTCGCGATTTCCCTCATCACGTACAGCCTATTCACCTCAACCCATGCACTCGCCCGGTCCCTCAGGGAGGCAATCTTCCACAGCATCTCGGCAATAACGTGTACGGGATTTGGAATAGCAGACCTCTCAAAATACCCCGAGCTGGCCAAGTTCCTCATAGGCGGGCTCATGGTCATAGGCGGAAGTGCGGGAAGCACCGCCGGAGGCATAAAGCTCATCCGCATAACCCTGATGTACGAGAGCCTGAAGTGGACGATAGAGGGCTCAATCCTTCCCAAGGGCGCGGTCATCAAGAGGAAGGTCGGGGAGTACGTCTTCTCGGAGGACGAGATAAGGGAAGTCCTCGGCTTCACGATGACTTACATTGCCTTCCTTATCTTCGGAACCATATACCTGATGCTCCGCGTCGGGAGGAGCCTCGTGGATTCCTTCTTTGAGGTGGCCTCCGCCCAGGGCAACGTGGGTTTGAGCGTGGGCATAACCTCCCCGCTTATGCCCTTTGATACGAAGTTCCTCCTCATCCTGCACATGTGGATAGGAAGGCTTGAGATATTCTCGACCCTCGTGTTCCTGGTCAGCGTGGCGATGCTCTTTGCCAACGTCTTCTCCAAAGATTAA
- a CDS encoding DUF2067 family protein: protein MKAGKRVIVIHVRDDVEKEEFMKELQRLNLPAFIYVHGKLNSLKINIQGTKDEIREAVKKVNEIQKRVHARLYSRGGLYEYSLEDIFRGSQTTVSAQILLKTLELLGAKVLFDGDKLRTSLSWEEILELSGKLGEALSRISLQTTKQIREVAIPVAVAYGLDVEDVLERLVEIGAAEFKEDKFKYELVKNKEQALEELIKTLEGEE from the coding sequence ATGAAGGCGGGAAAAAGGGTCATAGTGATACACGTGCGGGACGACGTGGAGAAGGAGGAGTTCATGAAGGAGCTCCAGCGTCTCAACCTGCCCGCGTTCATCTACGTCCATGGAAAGCTCAACTCCCTGAAGATAAACATCCAGGGGACGAAGGACGAGATACGGGAGGCCGTCAAAAAGGTAAACGAAATCCAGAAACGCGTTCACGCCCGCCTCTACTCGAGGGGAGGCCTCTACGAGTACAGTCTGGAGGATATCTTCCGCGGCTCCCAGACCACCGTATCGGCTCAGATACTCCTTAAAACGCTCGAACTGCTCGGGGCGAAGGTGCTCTTTGACGGCGACAAGCTCAGGACGTCCCTCTCATGGGAGGAAATCCTTGAGCTCTCAGGAAAGCTCGGGGAAGCACTCTCGAGGATTTCACTCCAGACCACGAAGCAGATAAGGGAAGTTGCCATCCCCGTGGCGGTCGCCTACGGTCTGGACGTCGAGGACGTCCTCGAGAGGCTGGTGGAGATTGGAGCGGCGGAGTTCAAAGAGGATAAGTTTAAATACGAACTGGTCAAGAATAAGGAGCAGGCTTTAGAAGAGCTGATAAAAACGCTGGAGGGAGAGGAATGA
- a CDS encoding DNA-directed RNA polymerase subunit L produces MKIEVIKREENYLEFYLEGEDHTFANLLVETLHRNEHVTFAAYAIEHPITMAKKPRFKVRTDGKVTPEEALEKAAQEIFDTAKTFLEKWNEAI; encoded by the coding sequence ATGAAGATTGAGGTCATAAAGAGGGAGGAAAACTACCTTGAGTTCTACCTTGAGGGTGAGGATCACACTTTCGCCAACCTGCTCGTCGAGACTCTCCACAGAAACGAACACGTAACCTTCGCGGCATACGCCATAGAGCACCCAATAACCATGGCGAAGAAGCCACGCTTCAAGGTAAGGACGGACGGGAAGGTAACGCCGGAGGAGGCCCTCGAGAAGGCCGCGCAGGAGATATTCGACACCGCAAAGACTTTCCTCGAGAAGTGGAACGAGGCCATCTAA
- a CDS encoding exosome complex RNA-binding protein Csl4, translating to MEEVEERKHVKNGDFVLPGDYLGVIEEYLPGEGVVEDNGELYATRAGKVRINMERMEISVEPATDTPPIPRRGDIVLAEVIDVKPQAVVLNVVRIEGRNDLRGIATSTLASLHVSQVREGYVESLSSEFKIGDIVRARVIGTEKSPLQLTTKGPTLGVVYALCSRCRTPLVRRGNQLVCPNCGSVETRKLSSLYRRIKV from the coding sequence GTGGAAGAAGTGGAGGAGAGAAAGCACGTTAAGAATGGAGACTTCGTTCTTCCGGGCGATTATCTTGGAGTAATAGAGGAGTACCTTCCCGGGGAAGGCGTTGTGGAGGACAACGGGGAGCTCTACGCAACCCGCGCCGGGAAGGTCAGGATAAACATGGAGAGGATGGAAATAAGCGTCGAACCCGCCACGGACACCCCGCCAATCCCCAGGAGGGGTGACATCGTTCTGGCGGAGGTTATTGACGTAAAGCCCCAGGCGGTTGTTCTCAACGTTGTCAGGATAGAGGGGAGGAACGACCTGCGCGGGATAGCCACCTCCACCCTCGCGAGCCTCCACGTCTCCCAGGTGAGGGAGGGTTATGTGGAAAGCCTCTCAAGTGAGTTTAAAATCGGCGATATCGTGAGGGCCAGGGTGATAGGGACCGAAAAGAGCCCCCTGCAGCTCACCACGAAGGGACCAACCCTCGGTGTTGTCTATGCACTCTGCTCCCGCTGCAGAACGCCGCTGGTAAGGAGGGGCAACCAGCTGGTGTGTCCAAACTGCGGAAGCGTTGAAACGCGGAAGCTATCAAGCCTGTACCGCCGCATAAAGGTGTGA